In Cryptomeria japonica chromosome 10, Sugi_1.0, whole genome shotgun sequence, a genomic segment contains:
- the LOC131026985 gene encoding probable aspartic protease At2g35615: MNWMGRAIRVLKWMLVSVCILYVQLEGLSRIARNEAKPIQESGLKVPQHNEKTMRIKLIHRHDPDSPFGKQGGIRLDSLRSLLYHDKLRHTAFSASMQSPGSHNAETKGFKKPYPAPTIRAPIFSGFFAGAGEYFEELQIGTPPRRFLLIADTGSDLIWVKCRYRSKIRSRNSATRLLDARSSTTFSPVSCAAKECLQVPAPSHAHCSLRNPSSCKYMYSYS, from the coding sequence CGATTAGAGTATTGAAATGGATGCTTGTATCTGTGTGCATTTTGTATGTTCAGCTGGAGGGTTTATCTCGGATCGCCAGAAACGAAGCGAAGCCCATCCAGGAAAGCGGCTTAAAAGTTCCGCAGCACAATGAAAAGACAATGCGGATCAAGCTGATACACAGACATGACCCCGACTCGCCTTTCGGGAAACAGGGCGGAATACGGTTGGATTCATTGCGGTCTCTTCTCTACCATGACAAGCTCCGTCACACGGCCTTCTCTGCGTCTATGCAAAGCCCCGGTTCTCATAATGCAGAAACGAAGGGTTTCAAGAAACCCTACCCAGCACCAACAATTCGGGCGCCGATATTCTCCGGGTTTTTTGCCGGGGCAGGTGAATACTTCGAGGAGCTGCAAATCGGAACCCCACCGAGGCGCTTCCTTCTCATCGCCGACACGGGCAGCGACCTAATCTGGGTAAAGTGCCGCTACCGCTCGAAGATCCGCAGCCGCAATTCTGCCACTCGGCTCCTCGACGCTCGCTCCTCAACCACATTTTCCCCAGTGTCATGCGCCGCAAAGGAATGCCTGCAAGTACCCGCCCCTAGCCACGCACATTGCAGCCTACGAAACCCTAGCAGCTGCAAGTACATGTACTCTTACTCCTAG
- the LOC131859207 gene encoding aspartyl protease family protein 2-like, giving the protein MTSNRIRIPRVAMGCSTRHKGPNVKGADGILGLGQGSISFPSQIGHLYGDKFSYCFPSHGNSTSSTSTYLVFSDRSLDHLKSDLGYTPFLKNPPGAPDTFYYIGIEGIKINGKRLPIPRSIWLVDRLGSGGSIVDFGTTLTYLLQPSYGILLAAFERLVIYPRISLDPFDLCFNSFGLENLRLPEFSIEFAGSASFRPPVDNYFIHAAPKIRCLGIVSVPPLFGVNLIGNMMHQNFFIEFDRRNSRFGFARTN; this is encoded by the coding sequence ATGACCTCCAACAGAATTCGAATCCCTCGCGTTGCCATGGGCTGCAGCACACGCCACAAAGGGCCGAACGTCAAGGGAGCAGACGGAATATTAGGGCTCGGCCAGGGATCGATTTCCTTCCCCTCTCAAATCGGTCACTTGTACGGCGACAAATTTTCATACTGCTTCCCTAGCCATGGCAATAGCACCTCCTCTACCTCTACCTACCTTGTCTTCAGCGACCGCAGCCTGGACCATCTCAAATCTGATCTGGGATACACTCCCTTTCTGAAAAATCCGCCAGGCGCCCCTGACACTTTTTACTACATCGGCATCGAAGGCATCAAAATAAACGGCAAACGCCTACCTATTCCGCGCAGCATCTGGCTTGTCGACCGCCTCGGCAGCGGCGGAAGCATCGTGGACTTTGGCACAACCCTAACCTACCTTCTCCAGCCCAGCTATGGAATCCTCCTTGCCGCCTTTGAACGACTGGTGATTTACCCTCGCATCTCCCTCGATCCCTTCGATCTCTGCTTCAATTCCTTCGGCCTTGAAAATCTTCGCCTGCCTGAATTTTCAATCGAATTCGCCGGCAGCGCATCCTTCCGCCCTCCCGTCGACAACTACTTCATCCACGCTGCACCGAAAATCAGATGCCTCGGAATTGTCAGCGTGCCGCCTCTGTTCGGTGTCAACTTGATTGGAAACATGATGCATCAGAATTTTTTCATCGAGTTCGACCGCAGAAACTCCAGATTCGGATTCGCGCGGACGAATTGA